A genomic region of Cyprinus carpio isolate SPL01 chromosome B13, ASM1834038v1, whole genome shotgun sequence contains the following coding sequences:
- the nat8 gene encoding probable N-acetyltransferase CML1 has product MAEVQIRRYREEDHEEVKEVFTLGMSEHIPSACMHVLKQPIVQMFLGCVFCALLTSSMSILLPVLAVTLLLAAGRQSVSYMFTKYIQTSLEQDLNHIQQTYLDPAKACFWVAESQGRVVGTVACLPAEKDQNFLELKRMSVKKTHRGQGIAKALCRTVADFARERGFRGVLLYTSVVQTDAQKLYEHMGYMKVSEFSAPEAIAKLTNFTLMEYQLILELHRS; this is encoded by the coding sequence ATGGCTGAGGTGCAGATTCGTCGCTACCGGGAGGAAGATCATGAAGAAGTAAAGGAGGTTTTTACTCTCGGGATGAGCGAGCACATCCCATCGGCGTGCATGCACGTTCTCAAACAGCCCATAGTGCAGATGTTTCTGGgatgtgtgttttgtgctttgcTGACCAGCTCAATGTCCATCCTGTTACCTGTATTAGCAGTCACGCTGCTTTTGGCCGCAGGCAGGCAGAGTGTGAGTTATATGTTCACCAAGTACATCCAGACCAGCCTTGAGCAAGATCTCAACCACATTCAGCAGACCTACCTGGATCCAGCTAAGGCCTGCTTCTGGGTGGCCGAGAGCCAGGGTCGTGTTGTGGGTACAGTAGCGTGTTTACCTGCCGAGAAAGACCAGAACTTCCTGGAACTGAAGCGGATGTCGGTTAAAAAGACTCACCGTGGACAAGGCATCGCCAAAGCACTCTGCCGTACGGTGGCTGACTTTGCTCGTGAGCGTGGTTTTCGAGGAGTACTGCTTTACACGTCGGTGGTCCAGACAGATGCGCAGAAGCTCTATGAGCACATGGGCTACATGAAGGTCAGTGAATTTAGTGCTCCGGAGGCGATTGCCAAGCTGACTAATTTCACCTTGATGGAGTACCAGCTCATCCTCGAACTACATCGCAGCTGA
- the LOC109070000 gene encoding probable N-acetyltransferase CML5 encodes MLWCQIREYQNADYSAVRMIYSTGFREHVGTVYLLALKQTWIQAMLCGFCLLTYILSGSILTCMLCVGGVLLATRMAVQYIFVQGIQLGLREDLLDIRNSYMQPGSRSCFWVAELKGSIVGTVGILPCVEEPGAWELKRISVKKEFRGRGIAKALCETAFEFVARHNVKRVVLFTSMVQTDAHKLYDSIGFEKEEEFVWPSLPARLINFMVFKYVHRNGNVMSC; translated from the coding sequence ATGTTGTGGTGTCAGATCCGTGAGTATCAGAATGCAGATTACTCTGCTGTGAGGATGATATACTCCACTGGGTTCAGAGAGCATGTTGGAACTGTGTATCTTCTGGCATTGAAGCAAACGTGGATTCAGGCTATGCTGTGTGGATTCTGTCTTCTCACTTATATCCTCTCCGGCTCGATCCTGACCTGCATGTTGTGTGTTGGAGGGGTTCTGCTGGCTACTCGGATGGCAGTGCAGTATATTTTTGTGCAGGGTATTCAGCTTGGGCTCAGAGAGGATCTGTTGGACATCAGGAACTCCTACATGCAGCCTGGAAGCAGGAGCTGCTTTTGGGTTGCAGAACTGAAAGGGTCTATTGTCGGGACAGTGGGCATTTTGCCCTGTGTGGAGGAGCCAGGTGCTTGGGAACTGAAAAGGATCTCTGTGAAAAAGGAGTTTCGGGGTCGTGGCATTGCGAAAGCTCTTTGTGAAACTGCTTTTGAATTTGTTGCCAGACATAATGTGAAGAGAGTGGTGCTTTTCACCTCTATGGTCCAAACTGATGCTCATAAACTGTATGACAGCATCGGGTTTGAAAAGGAGGAGGAGTTTGTATGGCCATCACTTCCTGCCAGGCTGATCAATTTCATGGtgtttaaatatgtacacagaAATGGTAATGTCATGTCAtgctaa